In a single window of the Elaeis guineensis isolate ETL-2024a chromosome 6, EG11, whole genome shotgun sequence genome:
- the LOC105047213 gene encoding pentatricopeptide repeat-containing protein At4g17616 has translation MMRGFFGLYQFGHRFSCVAFAAEVVGNVSYAGGFFSKYDVLHTSALCFRMHYNPSLQHLCTKTQYEGLWEGSSSATLLRKLEIALKGDNVNEAWEAFGNFRCLYGFPEQHLVSKMINLLSYSSSCHWLHKAYDLVLVVQNEKPNLLHYDPLTRLALTLLRTQMPIPASTVLRIVLGNGKLPPIDIWSTLFFHLVKTQTGSYLASNILVDICEFVLHHTSNAKRFKNMNANVAKPNITIFNLVLNSCAKFGSPLKAQQIVELIPQVGVVADANTIIIIARIYEMIGQHDELKKLKKHIDGVSSVLLNRHYRQFYDCLLSLHFKYNDIDSAAVLILDLYQRPKSLQSFSGLYVKSDGPQTYCMVQIGSNNLRMGYKIMVEPNQIQNDFVVDAQSYSKLVLFTDGKLVPSKRALAKLINCCVKERKVDKLSNFLINIQKNVDSKEANLCLDVMDACIQLGLLDTAHDILDDMESAGIPIGSKTYMSLLRTYCRENMLEESKVLLKQMRKVGLLVNISDEQALFQCMSEESAANPCDKITATSVGKSALVEYLDRELGEENSKYHLTYEFNSSIQFFCQAKMMEDALKTFKRMKQRNIEPTVQTFSHLIYGYSLLKMYREITILWGDIRRRLEDGVLTVDRDLFELLLWNLLKGGYFERVLEIINYMIKQNMYIDKWKYKREFLKLYKNLYRSLKASNTRTDAQSKRLEHVRAFRRWVGIV, from the exons ATGATGAGAGGCTTCTTTGGGCTTTACCAGTTCGGCCATAGATTTTCATGTGTAGCCTTTGCTGCTGAAGTTGTTGGGAAT GTCAGTTATGCTGGAGGATTCTTCAGTAAGTATGACGTGCTTCACACATCAGCTTTATGCTTCAGGATGCACTATAATCCAAGTCTTCAGCATCTTTGTACTAAAACGCAATATGAAGGCCTGTGGGAAGGATCCTCTAGTGCAACCCTATTGAGGAAGCTTGAAATTGCCTTGAAGGGTGATAATGTAAATGAAGCATGGGAAGCATTTGGCAACTTTAGATGCCTGTATGGTTTTCCTGAGCAGCACTTGGTGAGCAAAATGATTAATTTACTGTCTTACTCATCTAGCTGCCATTGGCTTCATAAAGCATATGATTTGGTGCTCGTGGTTCAAAATGAGAAGCCCAATCTTCTTCATTATGACCCTTTAACCAGACTAGCTCTTACCTTACTAAGAACTCAAATGCCAATTCCTGCTTCCACAGTTCTAAGGATCGTGTTGGGGAATGGCAAGCTTCCACCGATAGATATATGGAGCACCTTGTTTTTTCACCTAGTGAAGACACAAACTGGGTCCTATCTTGCGAGCAATATCTTGGTCGATATTTGTGAGTTTGTTTTGCATCATACTTCAAATGCAAAAAGGTTTAAGAACATGAATGCAAATGTAGCAAAGCCTAATATAACAATTTTCAATCTTGTCCTGAATTCATGTGCAAAATTTGGATCTCCCTTAAAGGCTCAACAAATAGTAGAACTGATACCACAGGTAGGTGTTGTAGCTGATGCAAATACCATTATTATCATAGCCCGGATTTATGAGATGATTGGACAGCATGATGAGTTGAAGAAACTGAAAAAACACATTGATGGAGTCTCTTCTGTGCTATTAAACCGCCACTATCGGCAGTTTTATGATTGTCTCTTGAGCTTGCACTTTAAATATAATGATATTGATTCTGCTGCAGTGCTTATATTGGACCTGTATCAACGTCCAAAATCCCTTCAGTCCTTCAGTGGGTTATATGTGAAAAGTGATGGACCACAAACATATTGTATGGTCCAGATTGGGTCAAACAATCTAAGGATGGGATATAAAATTATGGTTGAACCCAATCAGATACAAAATGATTTTGTTGTTGATGCACAAAGTTACTCAAAGCTTGTTCTCTTTACTGATGGGAAGCTTGTTCCCAGCAAGAGGGCTCTTGCAAAGCTTATAAATTGCTGTGtgaaagaaagaaaggtagataagctgtctaattttttgataaatatacaGAAGAATGTAGATTCAAAAGAAGCCAATTTGTGCTTGGATGTGATGGATGCTTGCATTCAGCTGGGCTTATTGGATACTGCCCATGACATTCTTGATGACATGGAAAGTGCTGGAATTCCTATAGGGTCCAAGACGTACATGTCACTTTTAAGAACATATTGCAGAGAAAATATGCTGGAAGAATCCAAAGTGTTACTCAAGCAGATGAGAAAAGTGGGTCTGTTGGTAAATATATCTGATGAGCAAGCTTTATTTCAATGCATGTCAGAAGAGAGTGCTGCCAATCCTTGTGATAAAATAACTGCTACGTCAGTTGGGAAATCAGCTTTGGTTGAGTATTTAGACAGGGAACTCGGGGAGGAAAACTCGAAATATCATTTGACTTATGAATTTAACAGttcaattcaattcttttgcCAGGCCAAAATGATGGAAGATGCGCTGAAGACATTCAAAAGGATGAAGCAAAGAAACATCGAACCCACAGTGCAGACGTTTAGCCATCTCATATATGGTTATTCTTTGTTAAAGATGTATCGTGAAATTACGATATTGTGGGGAGATATTAGGAGGCGGCTGGAGGATGGAGTTTTAACTGTGGACAGAGACTTATTTGAGCTTTTGCTCTGGAATCTTCTTAAAGGGGGATATTTTGAGAGAGTATTGGAGATAATTAATTATATGATAAAGCAGAATATGTATATAGATAAGTGGAAGTATAAAAGGGAGTTTCTGAAGCTCTACAAAAATCTGTACAGGAGTTTAAAAGCATCAAATACCAGAACAGATGCTCAGAGTAAGAGGCTTGAGCATGTCCGAGCTTTTAGGCGATGGGTTGGCATTGTCTAA
- the LOC105047156 gene encoding small ribosomal subunit protein uS12 produces MGKTRGMGAARKLKTHRRRQRWADKAYKKSHLGNEWKKPFAGSSHAKGIVLEKIGIEAKQPNSAIRKCARVQLIKNGKKIAAFVPNDGCLNFIEENDEVLIAGFGRKGHAVGDIPGVRFKVVKVSGVSLLALFKEKKEKPRS; encoded by the exons ATGGG GAAGACTCGTGGTATGGGAGCTGCGCGCAAGCTCAAAACACACAGGAGGAGACAGAGGTGGGCGGACAAAGCATACAAGAAAAGCCATCTTGGAAACGAATGGAAGAAACCATTTGCAGGTTCTTCCCATGCTAAGGGAATTGTCCTTGAGAAGAT AGGCATTGAAGCCAAGCAGCCCAACTCTGCCATCCGAAAGTGTGCCAGGGTTCAGCTGATTAAGAATGGGAAGAAGATTGCCGCCTTTGTTCCAAATGATGGTTGCTTAAACTTCATCGAGGAAAAT GATGAAGTTTTGATTGCTGGATTTGGACGAAAGGGGCATGCGGTAGGAGATATTCCAGGAGTAAGGTTCAAGGTCGTCAAGGTTTCTGGTGTCTCACTTCTGGCACTGttcaaggaaaagaaagagaagccCCGATCttaa